The following proteins come from a genomic window of Proteiniphilum propionicum:
- a CDS encoding plasmid mobilization protein: MENKKKDNKLVAKTLRRGRPKKEKKKLSVSINLKLTEQDYDSIKEKAEKLGMKPTQYAREMTLKGGIKSRFTLEELDLMRNLAGMSNNLNQVAKQANKSGFTQVSLEIAHIAFQIRELLDDR; this comes from the coding sequence ATGGAAAATAAGAAAAAAGATAATAAATTGGTAGCAAAGACTCTCCGCAGAGGGCGCCCAAAGAAAGAGAAGAAGAAACTTTCCGTTTCAATCAATCTTAAATTGACAGAACAGGATTATGATTCCATAAAAGAAAAAGCAGAAAAACTGGGTATGAAGCCTACTCAATATGCACGGGAAATGACACTTAAAGGAGGAATTAAATCACGTTTTACATTGGAAGAACTCGATCTGATGCGAAATCTGGCAGGCATGTCAAACAACCTGAACCAGGTAGCTAAACAAGCCAATAAATCAGGATTTACACAGGTTAGCCTGGAAATAGCACATATTGCCTTTCAAATCAGGGAACTATTAGATGATCGCTAA
- a CDS encoding glycoside hydrolase family 97 protein: protein MKKNLLTLSFLLIVISALAQKQFVLESPDRKLKVDITIGKAVEYKISHAGDVMLLKSPISLTLGDGQVFGVNPGLSGSTKKTIDQIIDAPVYKRAKIKDNYNELTLKFRNDYNIVFRAYDDGIAYRFETSKKSPFIVENEQVVFNFPAECKAYIPYVRNKESSLEKQFYNSFENVYTHSRLSEWDTERLAFSPLLVEGVNGKKVCIVEADLIDYPGMYLYNGNKSNSLIGVFAPYPKDVKQGGHNMLQGEVQSRESYIAKFDQSAKFPWRAIIVSENDKELVDSDMVYKLAAPNQIGDCSWIKPGKVAWDWWNDWNLYDVDFKTGINNDTYKYYIDFASENGIEYIILDEGWSVNLAADLYQVIPDINLSELVTYAKKRSVGLILWAGYYALNKDIEGISKHYSEMGIKGFKVDFMDRDDQLMVDFHYKAAEITAKYKMLIDYHGTYKPTGLQRTFPNVINFEGVYGLEQMKWSGLETDQVTYDVTIPFIRQVAGPVDYTQGAMRNATRDNYHPVNSEPMSQGTRCHQLAEYVVFESPLNMMCDSPSNYLKEKECLDFISQTPTVWDQTIALSGEIGKYVSIARQKGDVWYVGAMTNWDERDLELDLSFLGMGEFQAEIFKDGANANKVARDYKREIISIPTNKKIKIKMAQGGGFIARIYKIKT from the coding sequence ATGAAAAAGAATTTATTGACTCTGTCATTTTTACTAATAGTCATATCAGCTTTAGCCCAAAAGCAATTTGTACTGGAATCGCCGGACAGAAAATTAAAAGTCGATATAACTATTGGTAAAGCGGTTGAATATAAAATTTCTCATGCAGGAGATGTTATGTTACTAAAGTCGCCTATTTCTCTGACTTTGGGCGATGGTCAAGTATTCGGAGTAAATCCCGGGCTATCTGGGAGTACGAAAAAGACCATCGACCAGATAATAGATGCACCCGTATATAAAAGGGCGAAAATAAAAGATAATTATAATGAGTTGACGTTAAAATTCAGAAATGATTATAATATTGTTTTCCGTGCTTATGATGATGGTATTGCCTACCGTTTTGAAACAAGCAAAAAAAGCCCTTTTATTGTCGAAAATGAACAGGTCGTATTTAATTTTCCTGCCGAATGTAAAGCGTATATTCCTTATGTGAGAAACAAGGAAAGCTCATTGGAAAAGCAATTTTACAATTCATTCGAGAATGTATATACGCATAGCAGGCTTTCGGAATGGGATACTGAACGTTTAGCGTTTTCACCACTACTTGTAGAAGGAGTCAACGGGAAAAAAGTATGTATTGTGGAAGCCGATTTGATTGATTACCCGGGCATGTATTTGTACAATGGTAATAAGTCGAATTCGCTGATCGGCGTTTTTGCGCCATATCCTAAAGATGTAAAACAAGGTGGACACAATATGCTGCAAGGAGAGGTGCAAAGCAGAGAATCATATATTGCCAAGTTCGACCAATCTGCCAAATTCCCTTGGCGAGCCATAATCGTTTCAGAGAATGATAAAGAGTTGGTTGATAGTGATATGGTGTATAAATTGGCGGCTCCAAATCAGATAGGTGATTGTTCGTGGATAAAACCGGGCAAAGTAGCTTGGGATTGGTGGAACGACTGGAATTTGTACGATGTAGACTTCAAGACAGGGATCAACAATGATACTTATAAGTACTATATCGACTTTGCTTCAGAGAATGGCATAGAATATATTATTTTGGATGAAGGATGGTCTGTCAATCTTGCCGCAGATTTATATCAGGTGATACCTGATATAAATCTGTCCGAGTTGGTTACTTACGCTAAAAAACGCAGTGTAGGACTAATCCTATGGGCCGGATATTATGCATTGAATAAAGATATAGAAGGTATTAGCAAGCATTACTCCGAAATGGGGATCAAAGGATTCAAAGTCGATTTTATGGATCGAGACGATCAACTGATGGTTGATTTTCACTACAAAGCAGCCGAAATTACAGCTAAATATAAAATGTTGATCGACTACCATGGTACATACAAGCCCACGGGCTTACAACGTACTTTCCCGAATGTAATAAATTTTGAGGGTGTATATGGGTTAGAGCAAATGAAATGGTCTGGGTTGGAAACGGATCAGGTAACTTACGATGTTACCATTCCTTTCATTCGTCAGGTAGCAGGGCCTGTAGATTATACGCAAGGTGCTATGCGCAATGCGACAAGGGATAATTATCATCCTGTGAACAGCGAACCGATGAGCCAGGGAACTCGGTGTCACCAGCTAGCTGAATATGTAGTGTTCGAATCTCCTCTGAATATGATGTGTGATAGTCCGTCAAATTATTTGAAAGAAAAAGAATGTTTAGATTTCATCTCTCAGACACCAACAGTATGGGATCAAACAATCGCCTTAAGTGGGGAAATCGGAAAATATGTATCGATTGCTCGCCAAAAGGGAGATGTATGGTATGTAGGAGCAATGACTAATTGGGATGAGCGTGACCTAGAACTTGATCTGTCGTTTCTAGGAATGGGAGAATTTCAGGCTGAAATATTCAAAGACGGAGCAAATGCTAATAAAGTAGCCCGAGATTATAAAAGAGAAATTATTTCCATACCCACCAATAAGAAAATAAAAATAAAAATGGCACAAGGGGGTGGCTTTATTGCTCGGATCTATAAAATAAAAACCTGA
- a CDS encoding DUF3408 domain-containing protein: MPTSAKGKAGRKKDEEDYARRFLTAHKVKDYTPVYIDVRMKEKLQTLVASLQHIAPEITPTILLSNILADHLSVNRELITRVASEGLKRSLASTFNSDKEQK, encoded by the coding sequence ATGCCGACTTCTGCCAAAGGGAAAGCCGGTCGTAAGAAAGACGAGGAAGACTATGCCCGTCGTTTTCTAACGGCACATAAGGTAAAGGATTATACCCCGGTATATATCGATGTGCGTATGAAAGAAAAGCTACAGACACTGGTTGCTTCTTTACAGCATATCGCACCGGAGATAACTCCGACTATCTTATTGTCGAATATCCTTGCCGACCATTTGTCTGTAAACAGGGAACTGATAACCCGTGTAGCCAGCGAAGGGCTAAAACGCTCCCTTGCCAGCACATTCAACAGTGATAAGGAACAAAAGTAA
- the istA gene encoding IS21 family transposase → MYTKQEIIISSFRDGKSQRQIARDLQISRKTIRKYLQEHEKALQLAVCKETAQSCNLSSEPVYKMATPRLRLKLTREVETVIDELLEDNERKRGQGLRKQMLKKKDILEELHRRGFDIGYTTVCNHIARRENRVVTKEAFIRQVYQAGEICEFDWGEIKLCIAGKRRSLQLAVFTSAFSNYRYAFIYERQDTLAFMESHVRFFKTIGGVYREMVYDNMRVAVARFVGPHEKEPTRSLLQLRGHYQFRHRFCNIYRGNEKGHVERSVEYVRRKAFAPKDAFTGTLEAQQWLDATLERLNAGKQQGTGKSADELFSQEKDLLGKHPAMELVCSEQVQLRVDKYATISYRTNRYSVPDHLVGEFVDVSVRSRELQVYVQNKRVAVHGRSYEKHSWNVEIEHYLATFKKKPGALAGSLALAGNHYLRGLYMDFFQSEPREFIDLLTYCRRQMVSQEKLEESLKRLLDTGCKGVSVEKLRALLGNKPCVNPTREPEDKISIKAKEQLAGITGLMQKTNYNGHYQQANNSLQ, encoded by the coding sequence ATGTATACAAAACAGGAGATCATAATTAGCAGCTTCCGCGATGGAAAAAGTCAGCGCCAAATAGCCCGTGATTTGCAAATTAGTCGCAAAACAATCAGGAAGTACCTGCAGGAACACGAAAAGGCATTGCAATTGGCAGTCTGTAAAGAAACAGCGCAATCGTGTAATCTATCCAGTGAACCGGTCTATAAAATGGCTACACCTCGTCTGAGGCTCAAATTAACTCGGGAGGTGGAAACTGTCATCGATGAATTACTTGAAGACAACGAGCGTAAGCGTGGGCAAGGCCTGCGCAAGCAGATGCTAAAGAAAAAGGACATCCTTGAGGAACTTCACCGGCGAGGGTTTGATATTGGCTACACCACGGTTTGTAATCATATTGCGCGCAGAGAGAACCGGGTAGTAACCAAAGAAGCATTTATTCGCCAGGTTTATCAGGCCGGGGAAATCTGTGAGTTTGACTGGGGTGAGATCAAACTCTGCATTGCAGGGAAACGCAGGTCATTGCAACTTGCTGTTTTTACCTCCGCATTCAGCAATTACCGCTACGCTTTTATTTACGAGCGGCAGGATACCTTGGCTTTTATGGAATCTCACGTACGTTTCTTTAAAACAATTGGTGGCGTTTACCGGGAGATGGTTTACGATAATATGCGGGTTGCGGTAGCCAGATTTGTCGGGCCGCATGAAAAGGAGCCCACCCGGTCATTGCTCCAGCTTCGGGGGCACTATCAGTTCAGGCATCGCTTTTGCAACATATACCGAGGAAACGAAAAAGGCCACGTGGAACGGAGCGTGGAGTATGTCCGCCGTAAAGCCTTCGCCCCTAAAGACGCCTTTACAGGCACCCTGGAGGCCCAACAGTGGCTTGACGCAACGCTGGAAAGGCTCAATGCGGGGAAGCAGCAGGGAACAGGCAAAAGCGCCGACGAACTGTTTTCACAAGAGAAGGACCTCTTGGGCAAGCATCCGGCCATGGAGCTTGTCTGCAGTGAACAGGTGCAATTGCGAGTGGATAAATATGCCACTATCAGTTATCGCACCAACCGTTACTCGGTTCCCGATCATCTGGTGGGAGAGTTTGTTGATGTGAGTGTTCGCAGCCGCGAGTTACAGGTATACGTACAAAACAAACGGGTAGCCGTTCATGGACGTAGTTACGAAAAGCACTCCTGGAATGTGGAGATAGAGCATTACCTGGCAACATTTAAGAAGAAACCTGGCGCCCTGGCGGGTAGCCTGGCACTTGCCGGTAACCATTACCTTAGAGGGTTGTACATGGACTTTTTCCAAAGCGAACCCCGAGAATTTATCGACCTGCTCACATACTGCCGCAGGCAAATGGTGAGCCAGGAGAAACTCGAGGAATCCCTTAAGCGATTGCTGGACACCGGCTGTAAGGGAGTCAGTGTTGAAAAGCTTCGGGCCCTACTGGGAAATAAACCCTGTGTAAACCCAACCAGGGAGCCGGAAGATAAAATAAGTATTAAAGCCAAAGAACAACTTGCCGGTATCACCGGGCTAATGCAAAAAACAAACTACAATGGACACTATCAACAGGCAAATAACAGCTTACAGTAA
- a CDS encoding DUF6922 domain-containing protein: MWSDWKERIKLEPKVRHSLLWEYDLSGFDWQYMRALVVERVIERGRDEDYYAMFALYGGMEGVRHIIRDEVLNLSDKDIAFVCTAFNLKKEELKCYIRKQSMQALMHS; the protein is encoded by the coding sequence ATGTGGTCCGATTGGAAAGAACGAATCAAACTTGAACCGAAAGTAAGGCACAGCCTGCTGTGGGAATATGACCTTTCCGGTTTCGACTGGCAATATATGCGGGCACTGGTTGTCGAACGTGTTATCGAAAGAGGCCGGGATGAGGATTATTATGCTATGTTCGCCCTTTATGGAGGCATGGAGGGAGTAAGACATATCATACGGGATGAAGTATTGAACCTTTCCGATAAAGATATTGCTTTTGTTTGTACTGCTTTTAACTTAAAGAAGGAGGAACTCAAATGTTACATACGCAAACAGTCGATGCAGGCACTTATGCACTCTTAA
- a CDS encoding site-specific integrase codes for MARSTFKVLFYLKKNNLKDGKAPVMGRITVNGSVSQFSCKLNIKPSLWDTKANKASGKSLEAQKINQKLDNIKTQIGKQYQHICDKDNFVSAEKVKNAYLGFGDDYRTFFSIADEFYESYAKRVGKDRTEGSYEQLIINRRRVEMFLRDRYNLSDIPIKEIEPQFIEDYYAYLLEERKLAGSTLLTAVTKLKQIMLIAQRKGYIHVNPFAGFRFKAKTRDRGYLTEDELKRFMSVELRRYKQRQVRDIFVFQAFTGLAYSDIKKLTFDDIQTSFDGELWLIAKRKKTNATFYVKLLPVAKKLIEQYRLVAKNNYIFPVPTFGDSMNRCLQRIAKLCGITKRITTHVARHSFATTVCLSKGVPIETVSQMLGHSCITTTQIYAKITNEKISKDMAALTDKIGDTYQLDTDRDESDYRNIKRIGKKQKAMFIRKKRENNPVDPSKYMIRK; via the coding sequence ATGGCAAGAAGTACATTCAAGGTTCTGTTCTACCTGAAAAAGAACAATCTGAAAGATGGCAAAGCTCCTGTTATGGGAAGAATCACTGTTAATGGAAGTGTATCCCAGTTTAGCTGTAAGCTAAACATAAAACCCTCGTTATGGGATACCAAAGCAAACAAAGCTTCAGGCAAGAGCCTCGAAGCACAGAAGATCAATCAGAAGTTGGACAATATCAAAACACAGATCGGCAAGCAATACCAACATATCTGTGACAAAGATAATTTTGTATCAGCTGAAAAAGTCAAGAACGCTTATCTGGGTTTTGGTGATGATTACCGCACTTTCTTTTCCATTGCCGATGAGTTTTACGAAAGCTATGCTAAGCGTGTTGGGAAAGACCGTACCGAGGGCTCGTATGAGCAATTGATTATTAACCGCAGGCGGGTAGAAATGTTCCTTCGTGACAGGTACAATCTATCCGATATTCCAATCAAAGAAATAGAGCCTCAATTTATAGAAGATTATTATGCTTACCTATTGGAAGAACGCAAGCTGGCAGGCAGTACGTTGCTTACCGCCGTTACCAAACTCAAGCAGATTATGCTGATAGCTCAACGCAAAGGATATATACACGTTAATCCATTTGCCGGATTTCGATTCAAGGCTAAGACCCGCGACAGAGGCTATCTGACAGAAGATGAACTCAAAAGATTTATGTCTGTGGAACTTCGCCGATACAAGCAACGACAAGTCCGGGATATTTTCGTGTTCCAAGCCTTTACCGGATTGGCATACTCCGATATCAAGAAACTGACTTTCGATGATATACAAACCTCTTTCGACGGAGAATTATGGCTGATTGCCAAACGCAAGAAAACCAATGCCACTTTCTATGTAAAGCTACTTCCTGTAGCCAAAAAATTGATTGAACAATATCGTCTTGTAGCCAAAAATAATTACATATTTCCTGTTCCTACTTTTGGCGATAGTATGAACCGATGCCTGCAACGTATCGCTAAATTATGTGGAATTACTAAGCGGATTACCACGCATGTAGCCAGGCACTCATTTGCCACAACCGTCTGTTTATCAAAGGGTGTGCCGATTGAAACCGTCTCCCAGATGCTCGGACATTCTTGCATTACCACCACACAAATCTATGCCAAAATAACCAACGAAAAGATCAGTAAGGATATGGCAGCACTAACAGACAAGATCGGCGATACTTATCAACTCGATACTGACAGAGATGAATCGGACTATAGGAATATTAAACGTATCGGTAAAAAACAGAAAGCGATGTTTATCAGAAAGAAAAGGGAGAATAACCCAGTTGATCCCTCAAAATACATGATACGAAAATAA
- a CDS encoding helix-turn-helix domain-containing protein, translating to MDKFIGFESEEFRELEGQIEQALGNVQDVRDKHRPTLADNRYLSGEEVMEYLHISPRTLQTLRDKRMICYTTIGGKILYPEKELQQVLYDNYCSPELPF from the coding sequence ATGGATAAGTTTATCGGTTTTGAGTCCGAAGAGTTCAGGGAACTCGAAGGACAAATAGAGCAGGCTCTTGGTAATGTACAGGATGTTCGGGATAAACATCGTCCGACGCTGGCTGACAATCGTTATCTGAGTGGGGAGGAAGTAATGGAGTATCTGCATATCTCACCCCGTACGCTTCAAACCCTGCGTGATAAACGAATGATCTGTTATACGACTATCGGAGGTAAGATACTCTATCCCGAGAAAGAACTACAGCAAGTCTTGTATGATAACTACTGCTCTCCCGAATTACCATTCTAA
- a CDS encoding nucleotidyl transferase AbiEii/AbiGii toxin family protein, producing the protein MNDSTFNGFALAGGTALSLLIGHRKSIDLDLFTTGEFNPVQLEQYLQKNYTFKGDFLEGYSLKGEVEGIKLDFIRHDYPDVEPRIQEDGIRLYSLKDIAAMKLSAIGDNGTRLKDFIDVAYLSGYLSLKEMLTAFETKYPQTNPYRALKGLNYYDDIRFSERIDLLGKGFRWEDIAARLTDMTWEENKRFPHLKEEAAGKEKKLQQPVIQPKKRGRRM; encoded by the coding sequence ATGAATGACAGTACATTCAATGGTTTTGCACTGGCCGGAGGTACAGCTTTATCTCTATTGATAGGACACCGTAAAAGCATCGATCTGGATTTATTTACTACAGGTGAATTTAATCCGGTACAACTGGAACAATATCTTCAGAAAAACTATACTTTTAAAGGTGATTTTCTGGAAGGCTATAGCCTTAAAGGTGAAGTAGAAGGAATAAAACTGGATTTTATCCGGCATGACTATCCCGATGTGGAGCCAAGGATACAGGAAGACGGCATACGGTTATATAGCCTGAAAGATATTGCCGCCATGAAGTTATCCGCTATTGGCGATAACGGGACTCGGCTGAAAGATTTTATCGATGTGGCTTACCTGTCCGGCTACCTTTCACTGAAAGAGATGCTGACGGCATTCGAAACGAAATACCCGCAGACAAATCCGTACCGGGCACTTAAAGGGCTCAACTATTACGATGATATCCGTTTCTCGGAAAGGATCGATTTGTTGGGAAAAGGCTTCCGTTGGGAAGATATAGCGGCTCGCCTGACAGACATGACCTGGGAGGAAAATAAACGTTTCCCGCATCTGAAAGAAGAAGCTGCAGGTAAAGAAAAGAAGCTACAACAACCGGTTATACAGCCCAAGAAAAGAGGGCGGAGAATGTAA
- a CDS encoding transposase, giving the protein MFKKTSVNPQYDMFSTPSTQMGKREAKKYDDPAAWHNRFYANVTSQIDETIFAPLFKQGNMGAPNASIRVIIGMSIIKEGFGCSDEDLFDKCQFDLLVRKALGLVSLSDVAPSIDTYYLLRRRICEYENRYGVNLMEKSFEQLTGDQLSTFKISGKSVRMDSKLIGSNIAWYSRFEIIHNTFRGFIKDLGDRGMLLLNPRLRKQVLLFFRRRCSEYGLPLKQ; this is encoded by the coding sequence ATGTTCAAGAAGACATCTGTAAATCCACAATATGACATGTTTTCCACACCTTCCACCCAAATGGGTAAGCGTGAGGCAAAAAAATATGATGATCCTGCGGCGTGGCACAACCGGTTTTATGCAAACGTCACCTCCCAAATAGACGAAACCATATTTGCTCCCCTTTTCAAACAGGGTAACATGGGCGCTCCCAATGCTTCCATACGGGTGATTATCGGAATGTCCATCATCAAGGAGGGTTTTGGCTGTAGCGATGAAGATCTGTTCGATAAATGCCAGTTCGATCTCCTGGTGCGTAAAGCCCTGGGTCTAGTCTCCCTGAGTGATGTTGCACCCTCTATCGATACTTATTATTTACTGAGAAGGCGTATTTGTGAATACGAAAACCGGTATGGTGTAAACCTGATGGAAAAGAGCTTCGAGCAGCTCACTGGCGACCAACTCTCCACCTTCAAGATATCCGGCAAATCTGTCCGTATGGACAGTAAGCTCATTGGCAGCAACATCGCCTGGTACTCCCGTTTCGAGATCATTCACAACACTTTCCGCGGGTTTATCAAGGACCTGGGCGATAGGGGGATGCTTCTTTTGAACCCCAGGCTCAGGAAACAGGTACTTCTATTTTTTAGAAGAAGATGCTCAGAATATGGTTTACCGCTTAAACAGTGA
- a CDS encoding helix-turn-helix domain-containing protein, whose protein sequence is MDSADVCRALAISKRTLQTWRNNGKIPYSMLGGKVYFKESDIDSLLQLGMKGVSDNG, encoded by the coding sequence ATGGACTCGGCGGATGTCTGCCGAGCTCTGGCTATCTCAAAGAGAACCCTACAAACATGGCGGAATAATGGTAAAATACCTTATTCGATGTTAGGAGGCAAGGTATATTTTAAGGAGTCGGATATTGACAGCTTATTGCAATTAGGGATGAAAGGAGTATCAGACAATGGATAA
- the istB gene encoding IS21-like element helper ATPase IstB, with the protein MDTINRQITAYSKELRLPVFRRDYKELATEATRQGLDYEAYLVKLMEREYELRIENRKKAQIRNARFPSKMYLSDLERDQLPPGAREKLPLLERLDFIPAAQNVILSGNPGTGKTHIAIGLGLKACIQGYKVLFTTVHRLLTQLRESHSERTLKQVEAQFEKYDLVICDEFGYVSFDKQGSELLFNHLSLRMGRKSTIITTNLGFDRWEEIFGDPVLTAALVDRVTHKAYLVNMSGDSYRLKETEKMMNEK; encoded by the coding sequence ATGGACACTATCAACAGGCAAATAACAGCTTACAGTAAAGAGCTTCGACTGCCTGTTTTCAGGCGTGATTACAAAGAACTGGCAACAGAAGCAACCCGGCAGGGGCTTGATTATGAAGCGTACCTGGTAAAGCTCATGGAACGTGAATATGAGCTCCGGATTGAGAACCGTAAAAAAGCGCAAATAAGGAATGCCCGGTTCCCGTCCAAAATGTATCTTTCCGACCTTGAGCGTGACCAGTTACCGCCGGGTGCCAGGGAGAAACTCCCTTTACTGGAAAGATTGGACTTTATCCCGGCAGCCCAGAATGTGATCCTCTCCGGCAACCCGGGTACCGGCAAAACACACATCGCGATAGGGTTGGGGCTTAAGGCTTGTATACAGGGGTATAAAGTGTTGTTCACCACGGTACACCGCTTGTTGACACAGTTACGTGAATCCCACTCTGAGCGCACACTGAAACAGGTAGAAGCACAGTTTGAAAAATATGACCTGGTCATATGCGATGAGTTTGGGTATGTATCGTTTGATAAACAAGGCTCTGAACTGTTGTTTAACCATCTCTCTTTAAGGATGGGCAGGAAATCGACCATCATTACCACGAACCTCGGCTTTGACCGTTGGGAAGAGATCTTTGGTGACCCCGTTCTGACAGCGGCACTGGTGGACAGGGTAACCCATAAGGCATACCTTGTAAATATGTCCGGAGATTCATACCGGTTGAAAGAAACAGAAAAAATGATGAATGAAAAATGA
- a CDS encoding relaxase/mobilization nuclease domain-containing protein, with amino-acid sequence MIAKNIKGKSFKGCVSYVMNDTATLLETEGVFADSTRNMIHSFAMQRSGRKEIKQPVGHIPISFSPEDKPRMTDDFMLQLAKEYMQEMGIKNTQYIIVRHHNTDNDHLHIVYNRIDNGLKLISVNQDYKRNIKICKKLKDKYNLAYGRGKEKVKREKLDNPDKVKYKIHDAIKTALPYCKSEKDLQTVLGFMKIKTEFKLKRNTNEIEGISFSLNNISFKGSQIDRKFSFGNLRKEFEKNRQIQEKQQLEKKKQQERQEKQVSEKPKKYAPPTKRNLVLLGVELSPEQEKVLKAGGYIFLENMTNKDGKSKFSSYIFLNDEKDRVFSSKENPDSFVKHGKYEMRIRDKILVEKGYVTQVKVKWYGIGTFAYPYLWKDNIADVEYKESWNDPRVPKEEKTQREINKRQNISDNLKKSRDKRI; translated from the coding sequence ATGATCGCTAAAAATATCAAAGGAAAATCCTTTAAAGGCTGTGTATCTTATGTTATGAATGATACAGCCACCTTACTCGAAACAGAAGGAGTCTTTGCAGATAGTACAAGAAATATGATCCACAGTTTTGCCATGCAACGATCTGGTAGAAAAGAGATAAAGCAGCCTGTCGGGCATATACCTATATCGTTTTCTCCCGAAGATAAACCTCGAATGACTGATGATTTTATGCTCCAACTGGCAAAAGAATATATGCAGGAAATGGGTATAAAGAATACTCAATATATCATTGTCCGGCATCATAATACCGATAACGACCATCTGCATATTGTGTATAACCGCATTGATAATGGCCTCAAATTAATCTCGGTCAATCAGGATTATAAACGGAATATCAAAATTTGTAAGAAGCTAAAGGATAAATATAACCTGGCTTATGGTAGGGGGAAAGAGAAGGTGAAGCGGGAAAAACTCGATAACCCTGATAAGGTAAAGTATAAAATCCATGATGCCATTAAGACCGCTTTACCTTATTGTAAGAGCGAAAAAGATTTACAAACCGTACTCGGATTCATGAAGATCAAGACGGAATTTAAACTGAAAAGAAATACAAACGAGATAGAAGGTATATCGTTCAGCCTTAACAACATATCTTTCAAAGGCTCTCAGATTGATCGGAAATTCAGCTTTGGAAACCTGAGAAAAGAATTTGAGAAAAACAGACAAATACAAGAAAAGCAGCAGCTAGAAAAGAAAAAACAACAGGAAAGACAGGAGAAACAAGTATCTGAAAAGCCAAAGAAATATGCTCCTCCAACCAAACGTAACCTTGTTCTATTAGGAGTGGAACTGAGTCCCGAACAGGAAAAAGTATTGAAAGCTGGCGGATATATTTTCCTTGAAAACATGACAAATAAGGATGGGAAAAGCAAATTCTCTTCGTATATATTCCTCAATGATGAAAAAGACAGAGTATTTTCCAGCAAGGAAAATCCGGATAGTTTCGTTAAACATGGGAAGTATGAAATGCGTATCAGGGATAAAATACTGGTTGAAAAAGGATATGTCACCCAGGTTAAAGTAAAATGGTACGGTATCGGCACTTTTGCGTATCCGTATCTCTGGAAAGATAATATAGCTGATGTTGAATATAAGGAATCGTGGAATGATCCGAGAGTGCCGAAGGAGGAGAAAACTCAAAGAGAGATTAATAAACGACAGAATATCTCTGATAATCTAAAGAAAAGTAGAGATAAGAGGATATAA
- a CDS encoding glycerophosphodiester phosphodiesterase, with product MKKLILTSFLFFFVGFALMAQPKIIAHRGFWDKENSAENSIISLYKAYEAGCYGVEFDVQITSDGVLILNHDDILNGMVIQQTPYDKLRDIRLKNNEVIPTLGQYLVHAKNCPGIKLIMVKNRFLM from the coding sequence ATGAAAAAATTAATACTCACTTCCTTTCTCTTCTTTTTTGTCGGTTTTGCTTTAATGGCACAGCCCAAAATTATTGCTCATCGTGGCTTTTGGGATAAAGAAAATTCTGCGGAAAACTCAATTATATCTCTGTATAAAGCATACGAAGCCGGATGCTATGGTGTGGAATTCGACGTGCAAATTACGAGCGATGGAGTATTGATTCTTAACCACGATGATATATTAAATGGAATGGTTATACAACAAACCCCTTATGATAAACTAAGAGATATTAGGTTAAAAAACAATGAGGTAATACCAACATTGGGACAATATTTAGTTCATGCTAAAAATTGTCCCGGAATTAAACTCATAATGGTAAAAAATCGGTTCTTAATGTAA